In the genome of Saprospira sp. CCB-QB6, one region contains:
- a CDS encoding alanine racemase, with protein MAFITLDSQKLAENYQRLDELFQEKNIQWAVVSKMLCGHRLYLEELIKLGAKQLCDSRLSNLKMIKSISEEVETIYIKPPPQEIIPEIVQYADISFNTEIESIRLLSEEAARQNKLHKVIIMIEMGELREGVMREEFMDFYEQVFKLPNIQVVGIGTNLTCMYGVLPSQDKLIQLCLYEQLVEAKFNREIPLVSGGSSVTIPLIFQNLLPAGINHFRVGETLYLGTDVYNNRTYERMHQDVFKLYAQIIELNEKPLVPDGNMGLNLKGEAVTFKEELRQKTAVRAIIDLGLLDVDEAHLQLADPKHKMLGASSDMVVIDLGSNEKELGVGDLIEFKLDYMAILRIMNSKYIEKRLAPA; from the coding sequence ATGGCATTTATCACCTTAGATAGTCAAAAACTAGCCGAAAACTACCAACGCTTAGACGAGCTTTTTCAAGAAAAAAATATCCAATGGGCCGTGGTTTCCAAAATGCTTTGTGGCCACCGCCTCTACCTAGAGGAACTCATTAAATTGGGCGCCAAACAACTGTGCGACTCCCGCCTGAGCAACCTCAAAATGATCAAATCTATCTCGGAAGAGGTGGAGACGATCTATATTAAGCCGCCCCCCCAAGAAATTATTCCCGAAATTGTCCAATATGCCGATATCTCTTTTAATACGGAGATCGAAAGCATCCGCCTGCTGTCCGAAGAGGCCGCCCGCCAAAATAAATTGCATAAAGTGATTATTATGATCGAAATGGGCGAACTGCGAGAAGGCGTGATGCGAGAGGAGTTTATGGACTTTTATGAGCAGGTCTTCAAATTGCCCAATATTCAAGTGGTGGGCATTGGAACCAATCTCACTTGTATGTATGGCGTTTTGCCCAGCCAAGATAAATTGATCCAACTTTGCCTCTATGAACAACTGGTAGAGGCCAAATTTAACCGAGAAATTCCGCTGGTGTCTGGGGGCTCCTCTGTGACGATTCCCCTCATTTTTCAGAACCTATTGCCCGCGGGAATCAATCACTTTAGAGTAGGAGAGACCCTTTATCTAGGGACCGATGTCTATAATAATCGGACCTATGAACGGATGCACCAAGATGTCTTTAAGCTTTATGCCCAAATCATTGAGCTGAACGAAAAACCCCTGGTGCCCGATGGCAATATGGGCCTTAACCTCAAGGGCGAAGCCGTGACTTTTAAAGAAGAACTTCGACAAAAAACAGCGGTCCGCGCAATTATCGACCTTGGCCTGCTAGATGTAGATGAAGCCCATCTGCAATTGGCCGACCCCAAACACAAAATGCTGGGCGCCTCCTCGGATATGGTCGTAATTGACCTAGGAAGCAATGAAAAGGAATTAGGCGTTGGCGATCTGATCGAGTTTAAACTCGATTATATGGCGATCCTCCGCATCATGAATTCTAAATATATCGAAAAACGCTTGGCCCCCGCCTAA
- a CDS encoding DNA mismatch repair protein MutS, giving the protein MKAGEIIRFIYSGQRAEILEDYLDGSYRVWLLEEDEESIAFGDDVVPEAHYTGPQISDIQREFGKKKPKKAPKGLSTEELFYTKEEIEARKAGRPLPKKEAPIPVYQAPKIEGKGPENKGIYLAFYPYAQGQYSIYLVNDTPYGFNFEFELQILQRVAQSLKQHIGPHDYFPIAEFAHANLNDSPQLNLRLPVFELEHHFKLKYKKWIKLQQAIPLLGLELEGYPCFSLAELEARKAQPKTSLKKYTLAQRKTQIHKEIHRRYYNKQDAQRLAHFEPRLDLHIENVVPEDYKDLQPFECLEFQLEALEDYLNQALEIGFSGQLEVIHGVGTGRLMKETHRRLDLLERKKMIKGYQCEGGNTFVKF; this is encoded by the coding sequence ATGAAAGCAGGAGAAATTATACGATTTATCTATTCGGGTCAGCGGGCCGAGATTTTGGAGGATTATTTAGATGGCAGCTACCGGGTGTGGTTGTTGGAGGAGGATGAGGAGAGCATTGCCTTTGGGGATGATGTTGTGCCAGAGGCCCATTATACGGGCCCGCAGATTTCTGATATCCAGCGGGAGTTTGGCAAAAAGAAGCCGAAAAAAGCGCCCAAGGGATTATCTACTGAAGAATTATTTTATACCAAGGAAGAGATAGAGGCGCGGAAAGCGGGTCGGCCATTGCCGAAAAAAGAGGCTCCTATTCCGGTTTATCAGGCGCCCAAGATTGAGGGCAAGGGGCCAGAAAACAAAGGAATTTACCTTGCGTTTTATCCTTATGCGCAGGGGCAATACAGCATTTACTTAGTCAATGATACGCCTTATGGGTTTAATTTTGAGTTTGAGTTGCAGATTTTGCAGCGCGTAGCGCAGTCGCTCAAGCAGCATATTGGGCCACATGATTACTTTCCGATTGCAGAATTTGCGCATGCCAATTTGAATGATTCGCCTCAGCTTAATTTGCGTTTGCCCGTTTTTGAATTGGAGCATCATTTTAAGCTCAAGTACAAGAAATGGATCAAGTTGCAGCAGGCCATTCCCTTGTTGGGTTTGGAGTTAGAGGGCTATCCTTGCTTTAGTTTAGCGGAATTGGAAGCCCGCAAGGCGCAGCCCAAAACTAGTTTAAAAAAGTACACCTTAGCGCAGCGCAAAACGCAGATTCACAAAGAGATTCATCGCAGATATTACAACAAGCAAGATGCGCAGCGATTGGCGCATTTTGAGCCTCGTTTGGATTTGCATATTGAGAATGTGGTCCCTGAGGATTATAAAGACTTACAGCCCTTTGAGTGTTTAGAATTTCAGCTAGAGGCCCTAGAAGACTATCTTAATCAGGCCCTAGAAATTGGCTTTTCGGGGCAGTTAGAAGTCATTCATGGGGTAGGTACAGGTCGTTTGATGAAAGAGACACATCGGCGTTTGGATCTATTGGAGCGGAAGAAAATGATCAAGGGCTATCAGTGCGAGGGGGGGAACACCTTCGTAAAATTCTAG
- a CDS encoding S8 family serine peptidase: MKALYFLIFLLPSCLSAQNSKLNVDLFRLWQMGGSEKLELMVQGDPQTIKELAKQTDSQYKYGLNDLAALSIPLQKLPLWWENPKIKGLQAQRLSPLYFFEQDSLMLANNNALAAHEGWGLPQSFEGEEVLVGIIDDGYEWQHPDFWQPDDSSSRFLSIWDQDYFSPNFFLGQYGYGSYWSKAHIDSGLITHPPGEHGSHVLGTAAGNGLAAQKYSGIAPKAELLAVALSEDGQFLPRFVDAVHHIFQEAKRLGKPCAINSSVGAYYGSHDGQDLYTAMIEAMLEEENGRALIQAGGNARQAKMHWQKKREDSASLAFLPLNGQAFRSSAFIDTSDWAQLHWQFELKGSQGQTLVLSRPFSPADLPPHSPLPAQRIDTIYIGPQGPLILEQYLAEWQGCLEWYFQLRGNNLQNQQLFLHWSGSGKLDIWSHERNMGLSDILQQANSSHYVAPDNQQTLAAYWTCSPKVITVAAYQNRDQLHNYAGDTVSLAYAGFPIFGIADFSSLGPSRTGLQKPDLTAPGGQVLSAGSLAALQAARNSNYIYLDQGGWHVSAKGTSMAAPMVTGAAALYFQCQPQADWAELKAALLQSARKDAWVYSAGAPPNIDWGAGKLDVQTLLQNCLKPGCLDSNALNFVPNAWVEDGSCYYPSSTDYLSEQGPKLWPNPFSAQLQIELPQAGQLCFYNVLGQEVARYILPAGPKTIGTENWPKGSYFWKWENGQSGKLIKQ, from the coding sequence ATGAAAGCGCTTTACTTCCTTATTTTCCTGCTGCCTAGCTGCCTCAGCGCTCAAAATAGCAAGCTGAATGTTGACCTTTTTCGCCTTTGGCAAATGGGCGGCAGCGAAAAACTAGAGCTGATGGTCCAAGGCGATCCGCAGACGATAAAAGAACTGGCCAAACAAACCGATAGTCAATATAAATATGGCCTTAATGATCTGGCCGCCCTCTCTATCCCCCTGCAAAAGCTGCCCCTTTGGTGGGAAAACCCCAAAATTAAAGGCCTGCAAGCCCAGCGCCTTTCCCCTCTCTATTTTTTTGAGCAAGATAGCCTGATGCTGGCCAATAATAACGCCCTTGCCGCTCATGAAGGCTGGGGGTTGCCCCAATCTTTTGAGGGCGAGGAGGTGCTTGTCGGCATTATTGATGACGGCTACGAATGGCAGCATCCCGACTTCTGGCAGCCCGATGATAGCAGCAGCCGCTTCCTGAGCATTTGGGACCAAGATTATTTTTCGCCCAACTTTTTTCTGGGCCAATATGGCTATGGCAGCTATTGGAGCAAGGCCCATATTGATTCGGGCCTGATTACTCATCCCCCAGGCGAACATGGCTCGCATGTGCTGGGCACTGCCGCTGGAAATGGCCTAGCTGCCCAAAAATATAGCGGCATTGCCCCCAAAGCCGAGCTTTTGGCCGTGGCCCTGAGCGAAGATGGACAGTTTTTGCCCCGCTTTGTGGATGCCGTCCACCATATTTTTCAAGAAGCTAAGCGATTGGGAAAACCCTGCGCCATTAACTCTAGTGTAGGGGCCTATTATGGCTCGCATGATGGTCAAGACTTGTATACGGCTATGATTGAAGCTATGCTAGAGGAGGAAAACGGCCGTGCATTGATTCAAGCAGGTGGCAATGCCCGTCAGGCTAAAATGCACTGGCAAAAGAAGCGAGAAGATAGCGCTAGTCTGGCCTTTTTGCCCCTCAATGGCCAAGCATTTCGCAGCTCGGCCTTTATTGATACTAGTGACTGGGCCCAATTGCATTGGCAATTTGAGCTAAAGGGAAGTCAGGGACAAACATTGGTCCTTAGTCGCCCTTTTTCCCCTGCCGATTTGCCGCCGCATAGCCCCCTACCCGCCCAAAGAATAGATACTATATATATAGGTCCACAAGGCCCCCTGATTTTAGAGCAATATTTGGCCGAATGGCAAGGCTGCCTAGAGTGGTATTTTCAACTGCGGGGAAACAATTTGCAAAATCAACAGCTTTTTTTGCATTGGAGCGGGAGCGGCAAGCTTGATATTTGGAGCCATGAACGCAATATGGGACTCTCTGATATTCTTCAACAGGCCAATAGCTCTCATTATGTTGCGCCCGATAACCAACAAACCCTAGCGGCTTATTGGACCTGCTCGCCCAAGGTCATCACGGTGGCGGCCTATCAAAACCGCGATCAACTACATAATTATGCTGGCGATACCGTCTCTTTGGCCTATGCGGGCTTTCCGATCTTTGGGATTGCAGATTTTTCTAGCCTCGGCCCTAGTCGAACGGGCCTACAAAAGCCCGATTTAACGGCCCCTGGGGGGCAGGTCCTTTCGGCAGGCAGTCTGGCCGCCCTGCAAGCCGCTCGAAACAGTAATTATATATATCTGGACCAAGGCGGTTGGCATGTTTCCGCTAAAGGGACCTCTATGGCCGCCCCTATGGTCACGGGGGCCGCTGCCCTCTATTTTCAATGCCAACCCCAGGCCGATTGGGCCGAGCTCAAAGCCGCCTTACTACAATCGGCCCGCAAAGATGCTTGGGTCTATAGCGCTGGCGCGCCGCCCAATATAGACTGGGGAGCAGGTAAACTAGATGTGCAGACGCTTTTGCAAAACTGCCTAAAGCCGGGCTGCCTAGACAGCAACGCCCTCAACTTTGTCCCCAACGCTTGGGTAGAAGATGGCTCTTGCTACTACCCTAGTTCCACAGATTACCTGAGCGAGCAAGGGCCAAAGCTCTGGCCCAATCCCTTTAGCGCCCAACTGCAAATAGAATTACCTCAGGCGGGCCAGCTTTGCTTTTATAATGTTTTGGGCCAAGAAGTGGCTCGCTATATTTTGCCTGCTGGCCCAAAAACAATTGGTACCGAAAATTGGCCCAAGGGCAGTTACTTCTGGAAATGGGAAAATGGACAAAGCGGAAAGCTCATTAAGCAGTAA
- the rpmI gene encoding 50S ribosomal protein L35, which yields MPKVKTHSGAKKRFSVTGSGKIKRRRSGKSHILTKMSKKRKLRLRHAGLCAPSDAKRVKKMLNI from the coding sequence ATGCCTAAAGTAAAAACGCATTCAGGTGCTAAGAAACGCTTTTCGGTTACGGGTAGCGGCAAGATCAAACGTCGTCGTAGTGGAAAGAGCCACATTTTGACAAAAATGTCAAAAAAGCGTAAGCTTCGTCTACGTCACGCAGGTCTTTGTGCTCCTAGCGATGCCAAGCGCGTTAAGAAGATGCTTAACATCTAG
- a CDS encoding GNAT family N-acetyltransferase yields the protein MATIKSYSPEHQPTEAEKEEMANFLFKHLEQYGDPKEQILAAMDYSLGQTEQAAGGQIFSIYHQGQLAGTTVLNRTGMTGYIPENILVYIAVDAQFRGKGLGKQLMQAAIEQTPGDIALHVEKDNPAKQLYEKLGFTNPYLEMRLKK from the coding sequence ATGGCAACGATCAAATCTTACTCTCCTGAACATCAGCCAACTGAAGCGGAGAAAGAAGAAATGGCCAACTTTTTATTTAAACATCTAGAACAATACGGAGACCCCAAAGAGCAAATTCTAGCCGCTATGGATTATTCCCTCGGCCAGACAGAACAAGCCGCTGGGGGCCAGATTTTTAGCATCTATCATCAAGGGCAATTGGCCGGCACTACTGTGCTTAACCGCACAGGCATGACTGGCTATATCCCCGAAAATATCCTGGTCTATATTGCCGTAGATGCGCAATTTAGAGGAAAAGGCCTAGGAAAACAACTAATGCAGGCAGCAATTGAGCAAACCCCCGGAGATATCGCCCTGCATGTAGAAAAAGATAATCCCGCTAAGCAGCTTTATGAAAAATTAGGATTTACTAATCCTTATCTCGAAATGCGACTGAAAAAATAA
- a CDS encoding septum formation inhibitor Maf: MRQFSILGLFLLSSCLGFAFFAGPNWQPSKEFKAYWLTGKREVNHYHLVQELDGQKYEGMAQLIFRSAHFSRSKQHEVNADDDGAISILELNQLRSFKEGEYRLMQSVFRPIDLVADPYCYKVSNSLQNWEGHRFDQINLRAYNYRQQQFSYASKEGDQQRDLPKVLLQDELFNLIRISPEKLPLGRFEFLPSSLLAQLYHSLLVPKTAEASLSEEGDLSTYSLSYAQEKGGLKIQFETKFPHRIRSWEEHYYSRGQSYYSKAELKEGK; this comes from the coding sequence ATGAGACAGTTTTCCATTTTAGGACTATTCTTACTATCTAGTTGTCTAGGCTTTGCCTTTTTTGCGGGCCCCAACTGGCAGCCTTCAAAAGAGTTTAAGGCATATTGGCTGACGGGCAAGCGGGAGGTGAATCACTATCATTTGGTTCAAGAACTAGATGGGCAAAAATATGAGGGCATGGCCCAGCTCATTTTTCGCTCGGCCCATTTTTCTCGCTCCAAACAACATGAAGTAAATGCCGATGATGATGGGGCCATTTCCATTTTGGAATTGAATCAATTGCGTAGCTTTAAGGAGGGGGAATATCGCTTGATGCAGTCGGTCTTTCGGCCTATTGATTTGGTAGCGGATCCCTATTGTTATAAAGTGAGTAATAGTTTGCAAAACTGGGAGGGCCATCGATTCGATCAAATCAATCTGCGGGCTTATAACTATCGGCAGCAGCAGTTTTCTTATGCAAGCAAAGAAGGCGATCAGCAACGAGATTTACCCAAGGTTCTTTTGCAAGATGAGCTGTTTAACTTGATTCGCATTTCACCTGAAAAACTGCCTTTGGGCCGTTTTGAGTTTTTACCTTCTAGCTTGTTGGCGCAATTGTATCACAGTTTGCTTGTGCCTAAAACAGCAGAGGCTAGCTTGAGTGAAGAAGGCGATTTGTCTACCTATAGTTTAAGCTATGCCCAAGAAAAAGGAGGGCTAAAGATTCAGTTTGAGACCAAATTCCCACATCGCATCCGTTCTTGGGAAGAACATTATTACAGCAGAGGCCAAAGTTATTATAGCAAGGCCGAATTAAAGGAAGGAAAATAG
- the rplT gene encoding 50S ribosomal protein L20, which produces MPRSVNSVASRRRKKKILKQARGYFGARSKVYTVAKNAVEKGMQYAYIGRKLKKRSYRALWIQRINAAVRQEGLSYSRFMHLLSQSGIELNRKVLADLAMNEPAAFKAIVNAVKK; this is translated from the coding sequence ATGCCACGTTCGGTAAATTCTGTAGCTTCAAGAAGAAGAAAGAAGAAAATTTTGAAGCAGGCCCGCGGTTACTTTGGAGCGAGATCTAAAGTTTATACCGTTGCCAAAAATGCGGTTGAAAAAGGTATGCAGTATGCATACATCGGCCGTAAATTGAAAAAGCGCAGCTATCGTGCTCTTTGGATCCAGCGTATCAACGCTGCTGTTCGCCAAGAGGGCCTCAGCTACTCTCGCTTTATGCACCTTTTGTCTCAGAGCGGTATCGAGCTCAACCGTAAAGTGTTGGCCGATCTAGCGATGAACGAGCCTGCTGCTTTCAAAGCTATCGTGAATGCGGTAAAGAAATAG
- a CDS encoding GYDIA family GHMP kinase → MIFSQHANGKLLLTAEYFVTEGATALALPTKKGQSIAVEEGEKEGQLHWRSLEENGNCWLEIWVSLPDLELIKVEGEAEEAERLLILLQIAQEKNPNFLADGQGLEVTTQLEFPRDWGLGSSSTLISLLADWAQVDAHQLLAESFGGSGYDLAAAKAKGPILYRLFNGQPQAYPAPFAPNFKHQLYFLHLNKKQSSREALVHYKVKPAEEREAPIPRISQITHNVAQYCKDLEDFEDLLEEHQALLQPILGQEGPKAQFFDDFWGTVKPLGAWGGDFVLVSSQRSEAETKAYFAKKGFEQFIRYEDMILS, encoded by the coding sequence ATGATTTTTTCACAACATGCCAATGGCAAGCTTTTGCTCACAGCCGAATATTTTGTGACTGAGGGCGCTACCGCTCTGGCATTGCCCACCAAAAAGGGCCAAAGTATAGCGGTAGAAGAAGGCGAAAAGGAAGGCCAATTGCATTGGCGCAGCCTAGAAGAAAATGGCAATTGCTGGCTAGAGATTTGGGTCAGCCTGCCCGATTTGGAACTGATTAAGGTTGAAGGCGAGGCCGAAGAAGCCGAGCGCCTGCTCATCTTGCTCCAAATTGCCCAAGAGAAAAATCCCAATTTCTTAGCGGATGGTCAAGGACTAGAAGTAACCACCCAACTAGAGTTTCCCAGAGATTGGGGCTTGGGTTCATCTTCTACCTTAATCAGTCTATTAGCCGATTGGGCACAGGTGGATGCCCACCAACTTCTAGCCGAAAGCTTTGGCGGCTCAGGCTATGATTTGGCCGCAGCCAAGGCTAAGGGGCCTATTCTTTACCGTTTGTTTAATGGGCAACCACAGGCTTATCCCGCCCCCTTTGCCCCTAATTTTAAACATCAACTTTATTTTCTGCACCTCAATAAAAAGCAGAGCAGCCGCGAAGCTTTGGTCCACTACAAAGTGAAGCCCGCAGAAGAAAGAGAAGCTCCCATTCCCAGAATTAGCCAGATTACCCATAATGTGGCCCAATACTGCAAGGATTTGGAAGATTTTGAAGACCTACTCGAAGAACATCAGGCCCTTTTGCAACCCATTCTGGGCCAAGAAGGACCCAAAGCCCAGTTCTTTGATGATTTCTGGGGAACCGTAAAACCCCTAGGCGCCTGGGGCGGCGATTTCGTTCTCGTCAGCAGCCAACGCAGCGAGGCCGAAACCAAAGCCTATTTTGCCAAAAAAGGCTTTGAGCAATTTATCCGCTATGAGGATATGATTTTGAGCTAA